A window of Micrococcus endophyticus contains these coding sequences:
- a CDS encoding AAA family ATPase: protein MNRDFIVTKEHRRFTEFAGAIRKDVTIGICHGEAGVGKTQSARRYAHWDTLEPFIHAWGPRSEADLKHYAAAHRSRTVFYTPEVLAKHRDLMRDIEFYRGKVGVLIYEHLCAIGKITTTEVPRTIDFTQLIIIDEAERLTPTSLELLRDLHDRHHVALMFIGMPGIDQRFRHYPQLYSRLGFSHRYRALAREELLFVLTRHWKGLGRTLDPDDFTDAQAIAAVERITRGNFRLLERLFPQIGRVLKINQLDTITDDVIEAAASTLITN, encoded by the coding sequence ATGAACCGCGACTTCATCGTCACCAAGGAACACCGCCGCTTCACCGAGTTCGCCGGCGCCATCCGCAAGGACGTCACCATCGGCATCTGCCACGGCGAGGCCGGCGTCGGCAAGACGCAGTCCGCACGCCGGTACGCGCACTGGGACACCCTCGAACCCTTCATCCACGCCTGGGGGCCACGCAGCGAGGCCGACCTGAAGCACTACGCCGCCGCCCACCGCTCCCGCACCGTGTTCTACACCCCCGAAGTCCTCGCCAAGCACCGCGATCTCATGCGCGACATCGAGTTCTACCGCGGCAAGGTCGGTGTACTGATCTACGAGCACCTCTGCGCGATCGGGAAGATCACGACCACCGAAGTGCCTCGCACGATCGACTTCACCCAACTGATCATCATCGACGAGGCCGAACGACTCACCCCGACCTCGCTCGAGCTCCTGCGAGACCTTCACGACCGCCACCACGTCGCCCTCATGTTCATCGGGATGCCTGGCATCGACCAGCGCTTCCGCCACTACCCCCAGCTTTACAGTCGCCTCGGGTTCTCCCACCGCTACCGCGCCCTCGCACGCGAAGAACTGCTGTTCGTCCTGACCCGTCATTGGAAAGGCCTCGGCCGCACCCTCGACCCCGACGACTTCACCGACGCCCAAGCCATTGCCGCGGTCGAACGCATCACCAGAGGCAACTTCCGCCTTCTCGAGCGCCTCTTTCCACAGATCGGACGCGTCCTGAAGATCAACCAACTCGACACCATCACCGACGACGTCATCGAAGCAGCAGCCAGCACCCTCATCACCAACTAA
- a CDS encoding Mu transposase C-terminal domain-containing protein: MDGSQKWKILRLHVEDGIPLASLAREAGIGERTLSRWHSLYRAGGISALERSQRADAGTRRAAPELVAFVEHLALTRPRPSIATLHRLTAVEAARRGVSTPSYATVRSIVQALDPGMVTLALEGPASYRDRHELVFRHRAERPNALWQVDHTQLDILIKDPSARPSRPWLTTVMDDYSRAICGYMVFEGAPSAMNTALALRQAIWPKSDPAWPMCGIPDVLYVDHGSDFTSHHLEYTAIALKIRIIHSTVARPQGRGKIERFFHTVNTEVLATLPGRLTPGNPHPLPVLDLPGLDRAIGEFVGQYNQRTHTGIRTSPKAAWIAEGWLPRLPESLQELDGLLLRVSKHRTVQRDGIHFQGQRYLSPTLASFVGRTVTIRYDPRDLSEIRIYDHDTFVCTAIDEAHPNQRYSLHDIETARRARRRQLRRDINDRIPATPRPSTAPPTPPPARRPRKRLKTYEEDE; encoded by the coding sequence ATGGACGGGTCGCAGAAGTGGAAGATTCTGCGGCTCCACGTCGAAGACGGTATCCCCCTGGCGAGCCTTGCCCGTGAGGCCGGGATAGGAGAGCGAACGCTCTCGCGCTGGCACAGCCTCTACCGAGCCGGCGGCATCTCGGCTCTCGAACGATCGCAGCGTGCCGACGCCGGCACTCGGCGCGCCGCGCCAGAGCTGGTGGCTTTCGTGGAGCACCTGGCGCTGACCAGGCCCCGCCCGAGCATCGCGACATTGCATCGCCTGACCGCTGTCGAGGCCGCACGAAGAGGCGTGAGTACGCCGAGCTACGCGACGGTGCGGTCGATCGTGCAAGCGTTGGATCCCGGGATGGTGACGCTCGCGCTCGAGGGGCCAGCGTCCTACCGGGACCGCCACGAGCTCGTCTTCCGTCACCGCGCAGAGCGGCCCAACGCCCTGTGGCAGGTCGACCACACTCAGCTGGACATCCTCATCAAGGACCCCAGCGCGAGACCATCCAGGCCCTGGCTGACCACTGTCATGGACGATTACTCGCGGGCGATCTGCGGGTACATGGTCTTCGAGGGAGCGCCCTCGGCGATGAACACGGCACTGGCGCTTCGGCAAGCGATCTGGCCCAAGAGTGATCCCGCCTGGCCGATGTGCGGCATCCCGGACGTCCTCTACGTCGACCACGGCAGTGACTTCACCAGCCATCACCTCGAGTACACCGCGATCGCGTTGAAGATCCGCATCATCCACTCCACGGTCGCCCGCCCCCAGGGCAGGGGGAAGATCGAGCGGTTCTTCCACACCGTCAACACCGAGGTGCTCGCGACCCTGCCCGGGCGCCTCACCCCCGGGAACCCACACCCTTTGCCGGTGCTGGACCTGCCTGGGCTCGACCGCGCCATCGGGGAGTTCGTCGGCCAGTACAACCAGCGCACGCACACCGGGATCCGCACGAGCCCGAAGGCGGCGTGGATCGCTGAGGGATGGCTGCCGCGACTCCCGGAGAGTCTCCAGGAGCTCGACGGGCTGCTGCTGCGGGTCTCCAAGCACCGCACCGTCCAGCGCGACGGGATCCACTTCCAAGGCCAGCGCTACCTCTCGCCCACGCTCGCCTCGTTCGTCGGCCGCACGGTCACCATCCGCTACGACCCCCGCGACCTGTCCGAGATCCGCATCTACGACCACGACACCTTCGTGTGTACAGCGATCGACGAAGCCCACCCCAATCAGCGCTACAGCCTCCACGACATCGAAACCGCTCGCAGGGCCCGCCGCCGGCAGCTGCGCAGAGACATCAACGACCGCATCCCCGCGACTCCACGTCCCTCTACCGCCCCGCCCACGCCCCCGCCGGCACGCCGGCCCAGGAAGCGCCTGAAGACCTACGAAGAGGACGAATAG
- a CDS encoding recombinase family protein, producing the protein MRLLGYTRVSTAGQDPSLQLDALLAAGVQKRDVFSDVTSGAKSAAERPGMKKLLAYAEPEDTVVVWRIDRLGRSLIDVLNTVHLFRDRGVKIQSVSDGIDPETSSGRLMLGMLATLAEYERELITERVNAGIAAARAQGTKFGRPPVDPEVVDRKLAIAAEERAKGRTAEEAARLVGWSRATLYRHQRGAAARESIAQA; encoded by the coding sequence ATGAGGCTTCTGGGGTACACGCGGGTGTCGACGGCGGGACAGGATCCGTCGCTGCAGCTCGACGCTCTCCTTGCCGCCGGCGTGCAGAAGCGGGATGTGTTCTCGGATGTGACGTCCGGGGCGAAGAGCGCAGCGGAGCGTCCGGGCATGAAGAAGCTCCTGGCCTACGCCGAGCCGGAGGACACGGTGGTGGTCTGGCGGATCGATCGACTGGGCCGGTCGCTGATCGACGTGCTCAACACCGTGCACCTGTTTCGGGACCGCGGGGTGAAGATCCAGTCGGTCTCCGACGGGATTGATCCCGAGACTTCGTCGGGGCGGCTCATGCTCGGGATGCTGGCAACGCTGGCGGAGTACGAACGAGAGCTGATCACCGAGCGCGTCAACGCCGGAATCGCCGCGGCCCGCGCTCAGGGCACCAAGTTCGGCCGGCCGCCCGTGGACCCCGAGGTCGTGGATCGCAAGCTGGCGATCGCCGCCGAAGAGCGGGCGAAGGGCCGCACCGCTGAGGAGGCGGCGCGCCTGGTGGGGTGGTCACGGGCGACGCTCTACCGCCACCAGCGGGGTGCCGCTGCTCGCGAGAGCATCGCGCAGGCGTGA
- a CDS encoding calcium/sodium antiporter, producing the protein MDLLDVGRIVAGLVLLILGGELLVRGASALARRVGISSLVVGLTVVSAATSAPELAVTIGAVLRDEPGLAVGNVVGSNIVNVLLILGLSALVIPLIVRQRLVRFDLPLMVALSVGLLLVSLDGRISAVEGLILFCAVVAHVVLTVVISRREAKSPVHGAGSSSGASVPDAAGEGEEPSPASTGRSLLLVALGVVLLVGGATLLVEGAVSIATTLGVSSLVVGLTVVAVGTSLPELATSIIAVRRGERDLAVGNVVGSNIFNIGVVLGLPALVASGGIPVSNAAVAFDIPVMLTAALALLPVTFTGFAVARWEGALFVALYLAYTGYVVLAATAHDALEGFTAVMVWFVLPLVAVTLIAFTSYELGLRKGRQGLGGTPGVS; encoded by the coding sequence ATGGACCTTCTGGACGTGGGACGGATCGTTGCTGGGCTGGTATTGCTGATACTGGGCGGAGAGCTTCTGGTGCGCGGGGCCTCGGCCCTGGCCCGGCGGGTGGGCATTTCTTCCCTGGTGGTCGGGCTGACGGTGGTCTCGGCCGCCACCTCGGCACCGGAGCTGGCAGTCACCATCGGCGCGGTCCTGCGCGATGAACCCGGGTTAGCCGTGGGCAACGTGGTCGGCAGCAACATCGTCAACGTCCTGCTCATCCTCGGGCTCTCCGCCCTAGTCATTCCCCTGATCGTGAGGCAACGGCTGGTACGTTTCGACCTGCCTTTAATGGTGGCTCTGTCGGTCGGGTTGCTGCTCGTGTCCCTCGACGGGCGGATCAGCGCGGTCGAGGGGCTGATCCTGTTCTGCGCGGTGGTGGCGCACGTGGTGTTGACCGTCGTCATCAGCCGGCGCGAGGCGAAGTCCCCGGTCCACGGGGCAGGGTCATCCAGTGGCGCGTCCGTCCCCGACGCTGCCGGTGAGGGCGAGGAGCCGTCTCCCGCTTCGACCGGCAGGTCGCTTCTGCTCGTGGCGCTGGGGGTCGTCCTGTTGGTGGGCGGCGCGACGCTGCTGGTCGAGGGGGCGGTGAGCATCGCCACCACTTTAGGCGTAAGCAGCCTGGTGGTCGGGTTGACCGTGGTGGCGGTCGGGACGTCCCTGCCGGAGCTGGCGACCTCGATCATCGCGGTGCGCCGTGGCGAACGTGATCTGGCCGTGGGCAACGTGGTGGGCAGCAACATCTTCAACATCGGGGTGGTGCTTGGACTGCCCGCGCTGGTCGCTTCTGGCGGCATCCCGGTCTCGAACGCCGCGGTGGCCTTCGACATCCCGGTGATGCTCACCGCCGCCCTCGCCCTGCTGCCTGTCACGTTCACCGGCTTCGCGGTGGCCCGCTGGGAAGGTGCCCTGTTCGTGGCCCTGTATCTGGCCTATACGGGTTACGTCGTCCTGGCCGCCACCGCGCACGACGCGCTGGAAGGCTTCACCGCCGTCATGGTCTGGTTCGTCCTCCCGCTGGTGGCCGTCACACTGATCGCCTTCACCTCCTACGAGCTCGGGCTGCGCAAGGGGCGTCAGGGCCTCGGAGGAACACCAGGTGTGTCCTGA
- a CDS encoding GlxA family transcriptional regulator, with translation MRIGLIAIDGCFGSAVASIIDIVRVADGARSDVDPRIDPIDLAILGPKRQVTTTTSMTLSVDHPLSESAEFDVVVVPALGTLTAAATHDALQSRDARSVIASLGRLDEATTRIAAACTGVFAVAETGRMHHRRATTSWFLGPEFLKRYPTVALDLDTMVVVDGNLVTAGAAFAHIDLALSLVRSISPDLAQHVAKCLIIDERPSQAAFVAYEHLRHEDPIVVEFERFVRARLDEPFNVAFVAQSLGTSRRTLERRVRAALNLTPLGFVQRLRTERAWHLSATTDLTSAEIARRVGYTNAETLRSLLRRERRRS, from the coding sequence ATGCGTATCGGACTGATCGCGATCGACGGCTGCTTCGGTTCGGCTGTCGCGTCGATCATCGACATCGTGCGGGTGGCCGACGGAGCCCGCAGCGATGTCGACCCGCGGATCGACCCGATCGACCTCGCCATCCTCGGACCGAAACGGCAAGTGACCACGACGACATCGATGACCCTGTCGGTGGACCACCCGCTGTCGGAGTCCGCAGAGTTCGACGTGGTCGTCGTCCCCGCGCTTGGAACCCTCACGGCCGCTGCTACCCACGACGCCCTCCAGAGCCGAGATGCTCGTTCGGTCATCGCCTCGCTCGGGCGCCTCGACGAGGCGACCACCCGGATTGCCGCGGCGTGCACCGGCGTGTTCGCCGTCGCCGAGACCGGACGGATGCATCATCGGCGGGCGACGACCAGCTGGTTCCTGGGGCCGGAGTTCCTGAAGCGCTATCCGACCGTCGCCCTCGATCTCGACACCATGGTCGTGGTCGACGGGAACCTCGTCACCGCCGGCGCCGCGTTCGCCCACATCGACCTCGCGCTCTCACTCGTGCGATCGATCAGCCCCGACCTGGCCCAACATGTCGCCAAGTGCCTCATCATCGACGAGCGTCCGTCGCAGGCGGCCTTCGTCGCCTACGAACATCTCCGGCACGAGGACCCGATCGTCGTCGAGTTCGAACGCTTCGTGCGCGCCCGCCTGGACGAACCGTTCAACGTCGCCTTCGTCGCGCAGTCGCTCGGCACCAGCCGGCGCACCCTCGAACGACGAGTCCGTGCGGCGCTCAACCTCACTCCGCTCGGGTTCGTCCAACGGCTTCGCACCGAACGCGCTTGGCACCTCTCAGCAACCACGGATCTCACCTCCGCCGAGATCGCGCGACGGGTCGGCTACACGAACGCCGAGACTCTGCGCTCCCTCCTGCGCAGGGAGCGACGCCGTTCCTGA
- a CDS encoding putative quinol monooxygenase: MSTPASLPYAFVAKIVAADGQHDALADLLAGAVALANEEVGTIVWFAVRTHADTFWIFDAFPDEAARDAHANGAIVAALTANQHLLGAAPEILPADVLASKLP; encoded by the coding sequence ATGTCCACACCCGCATCACTTCCGTATGCCTTCGTCGCCAAGATCGTCGCGGCCGATGGACAGCACGACGCGCTCGCCGATCTGCTCGCCGGCGCTGTCGCCCTCGCCAACGAAGAAGTAGGAACGATTGTCTGGTTCGCGGTCAGGACCCACGCCGACACCTTCTGGATCTTCGATGCATTCCCCGACGAGGCCGCTCGCGACGCCCACGCCAACGGCGCCATCGTCGCAGCCCTGACGGCCAACCAGCACCTCCTCGGCGCTGCACCCGAGATCCTGCCGGCCGACGTCCTCGCGTCCAAGCTCCCGTAG
- a CDS encoding tyrosine-type recombinase/integrase — protein MSKQRHTTADVAAFESWLSVFRRPQTVNNRVHYATRLETWATAHGCTPWTLDTTQISAWLTTVGKSPATRKNALDAIRAFYRWGQHAGRVTGDPTAGLPHIRVPRGLPRPTPDHVLRSAVARCTRPTDILMLLLGSLGGLRVGEMAILRGEDINDGTIRVTGKGGHIRHVPVHPILAEALQLVPSHGWLFPSDRNPSGHYLPNSIAQRINDLLEEGWSAHTLRHRFATHVYSASLDILALRDLLGHADVSTTMVYTRVAAAKLARDVAAISTLPAVADRIHALAS, from the coding sequence ATGTCGAAGCAACGTCACACTACGGCCGACGTGGCGGCGTTCGAGTCCTGGCTCAGCGTGTTCAGACGGCCACAGACCGTCAATAACCGCGTGCATTACGCCACCCGCCTCGAGACGTGGGCCACGGCTCACGGCTGCACACCCTGGACGCTCGACACGACCCAGATCAGCGCGTGGCTGACCACGGTCGGAAAGTCCCCGGCGACCCGCAAGAACGCTCTCGACGCGATCCGGGCCTTTTACCGGTGGGGGCAACATGCAGGGCGAGTGACCGGCGACCCGACCGCAGGACTCCCCCACATCCGTGTGCCCCGCGGCCTACCGCGTCCCACACCAGACCACGTCCTCCGTAGCGCCGTCGCCCGATGCACTCGCCCCACCGACATCCTCATGCTCCTACTCGGCTCCCTCGGCGGGCTCCGCGTGGGCGAGATGGCCATCCTGCGTGGAGAAGACATCAACGACGGCACCATCCGGGTCACCGGCAAAGGCGGCCACATCCGCCATGTCCCCGTCCACCCGATCCTGGCCGAAGCCCTCCAACTCGTACCCTCACACGGCTGGCTGTTCCCCTCTGACCGCAACCCCAGCGGCCACTACCTCCCCAACTCCATCGCTCAACGCATCAACGACCTCCTAGAAGAGGGCTGGTCCGCACACACCCTGCGCCACCGCTTCGCTACGCACGTCTACTCCGCTTCCCTCGACATCCTTGCCCTGCGCGATCTCCTGGGCCACGCCGACGTCTCAACGACGATGGTCTACACCCGGGTCGCCGCCGCCAAGCTCGCCCGCGACGTCGCCGCGATTAGCACGCTTCCCGCCGTGGCCGACCGCATCCACGCGCTCGCCTCCTAG
- a CDS encoding glutaredoxin family protein encodes MTTPITLYGQPHCDPCRLARKVLDRAQVPYTYVDLSTRPDLVDAFRQAGKLQTPILQTPTTTTSGFNPDAYTRAVAEARALESATAPSPAVAGPSL; translated from the coding sequence ATGACCACCCCCATCACCCTCTACGGCCAACCGCACTGCGATCCCTGCCGCCTGGCCCGGAAGGTGCTCGACCGCGCACAGGTCCCGTACACCTACGTCGACCTCTCCACACGACCCGACCTCGTGGATGCGTTCCGGCAGGCCGGCAAGCTGCAGACCCCGATCCTGCAAACCCCGACCACGACCACCAGCGGATTCAACCCCGACGCCTACACCCGAGCCGTGGCCGAGGCCCGCGCCCTGGAGTCCGCGACCGCCCCGAGCCCAGCCGTCGCCGGACCCAGCCTCTAG
- a CDS encoding MinD/ParA family ATP-binding protein, with product MSTTLHLTGQVILTDSTGTRLPATDLATALDTVTTSRSGHTPTIAVTDAYKALPVDPATFTVHEDGQLTPAPDTTARPAYTLSYTAFTLTDPTGVASPVQPSALATIGQSAADRLGHEVTITSDLPGITDQHFTPTAPKTPAAPVSTAETFATRTRPERRRKAPAREGWRGALNEAFGWRLAPSADEQHARELITTVQRGLPGHRTAVVVNIKGGASKTTATYLLSATLGRVRGGTVLAWDNNENAGNLADRAMPASHHHTALDLLANIDQFRTPEHVDKLTGYVRAQGDNRFHVLASQDHAGDREVIDADAFRQMHAVLRQHYNLAIVDTGNASTAATWQAAVDVADTVVVAITNKEDAARRAFVTIDALRKAGHADKLSRSIALITQPAEASTERLDKVRELLAQHVAAVIVIPFDPALDEGDEIDWDRLHKKTRRAYLEATAALIEGLA from the coding sequence ATGAGCACCACCCTGCATCTGACCGGACAGGTCATCCTGACCGACTCCACCGGCACCCGCCTGCCGGCCACCGACCTGGCCACCGCCCTGGACACCGTGACCACCTCCCGGAGCGGCCACACCCCCACCATTGCGGTCACGGACGCCTACAAGGCCCTGCCGGTGGACCCGGCCACCTTCACCGTCCACGAGGACGGGCAGCTCACGCCCGCCCCGGACACCACGGCCCGGCCCGCCTACACGCTCTCCTACACCGCCTTCACCCTGACCGACCCCACTGGTGTCGCCTCGCCCGTGCAGCCCTCGGCCCTGGCCACCATCGGCCAGTCCGCCGCCGACCGGCTCGGCCACGAGGTCACGATCACCTCCGACCTGCCCGGCATCACCGACCAGCACTTCACCCCCACCGCGCCCAAGACCCCCGCGGCCCCGGTCTCGACCGCCGAGACGTTCGCCACCCGCACCCGCCCCGAGCGCCGCCGCAAGGCCCCGGCGCGCGAAGGCTGGCGCGGCGCACTCAACGAGGCTTTCGGTTGGCGCCTGGCCCCTTCCGCCGACGAGCAGCACGCCCGCGAGCTGATCACCACCGTTCAGCGCGGACTGCCCGGGCACCGCACCGCCGTCGTCGTGAACATCAAGGGCGGCGCGTCCAAGACCACGGCCACCTACCTGCTCTCGGCCACTCTCGGCCGCGTCCGTGGCGGCACCGTCCTGGCCTGGGACAACAACGAGAACGCAGGCAACCTGGCCGACCGGGCCATGCCGGCCTCCCACCACCACACCGCCCTGGACCTGCTGGCCAACATCGACCAGTTCCGCACCCCCGAGCACGTCGACAAGCTCACCGGCTACGTCCGCGCTCAGGGCGATAACCGCTTCCACGTCCTGGCCTCCCAGGACCACGCAGGCGACCGCGAGGTCATCGACGCAGACGCCTTCCGTCAGATGCACGCCGTCCTGCGCCAGCACTACAACCTGGCCATCGTGGACACCGGCAACGCCTCCACCGCCGCCACCTGGCAGGCAGCCGTGGACGTGGCCGACACCGTCGTCGTGGCCATCACGAACAAGGAGGACGCCGCCCGCCGCGCCTTCGTGACCATCGACGCCCTGCGCAAGGCCGGCCACGCCGACAAGCTCTCCCGCTCCATCGCGCTGATCACCCAGCCAGCCGAAGCCTCCACCGAACGTTTGGACAAGGTCCGCGAGCTGCTGGCCCAGCACGTCGCCGCCGTCATCGTCATCCCCTTCGACCCCGCTCTGGACGAGGGCGACGAGATCGACTGGGACCGCCTGCACAAGAAGACCCGCCGCGCCTACCTCGAGGCCACCGCCGCCCTCATCGAGGGGCTGGCGTGA
- a CDS encoding peptidoglycan DD-metalloendopeptidase family protein produces MKRAGLALVVLFLLILGAALVMLPFVAAASFQASKTTQTGGGIAEICAAGEAGEAQIPEEYREDVAKAAQVSGFSQELIASQIFQESTWDPSATSPSGARGLAQFKDNTWPDFGEGGDPYNGRDSIAAQARFLKWLKDRYTDLANGDEEELVKMVLSGYRLGFTVVEDAGGVPDHPDATAYWTEILARTAIYTTECKPVVGGDDVVVAGDWTHPLPGSYFTSGFGYRGCVAGVGCDDFIANHNALDFANPAGSPGTVVAATAMTVTGINSDPASGMYVEGVQDEAPHYTLKYLHCAAGSIRVSEGEAVPAGKALCTEGNTGLDGMKPHLHFQINAPNGGAPIDPRPILEANGVAVCPPGRDVTDACAS; encoded by the coding sequence GTGAAGCGCGCAGGACTGGCCCTCGTTGTCCTGTTCCTGCTGATCCTGGGCGCGGCCCTCGTCATGCTCCCGTTCGTGGCCGCGGCGAGCTTCCAAGCCTCCAAGACCACACAGACCGGCGGCGGTATCGCGGAAATCTGCGCCGCCGGCGAAGCCGGTGAAGCCCAGATCCCCGAGGAGTACCGCGAGGACGTGGCCAAGGCCGCCCAGGTCTCCGGCTTCAGCCAGGAACTCATCGCCTCCCAGATCTTCCAGGAGTCCACCTGGGACCCCTCCGCCACCTCCCCCTCCGGGGCGCGTGGGCTGGCCCAGTTCAAGGACAACACCTGGCCCGATTTCGGCGAGGGAGGCGACCCCTACAACGGCCGCGACTCCATTGCAGCCCAGGCCCGGTTCCTGAAGTGGCTCAAGGACCGCTACACCGACCTCGCCAACGGCGACGAGGAAGAGCTGGTCAAGATGGTGCTGTCCGGCTACCGGCTCGGCTTCACCGTCGTCGAGGACGCCGGAGGCGTGCCCGACCACCCCGACGCCACCGCCTACTGGACCGAAATCCTGGCCCGCACCGCGATCTACACCACCGAGTGCAAGCCCGTCGTCGGCGGCGATGATGTCGTCGTCGCCGGTGACTGGACCCATCCCCTGCCCGGTTCGTACTTCACTTCCGGCTTCGGCTACCGCGGCTGCGTCGCAGGTGTGGGCTGCGACGACTTCATCGCCAACCACAACGCCCTGGACTTCGCCAACCCGGCAGGCTCCCCAGGCACCGTGGTCGCAGCCACCGCCATGACCGTCACCGGCATCAACAGCGACCCCGCCTCTGGCATGTACGTCGAAGGCGTCCAGGACGAAGCCCCCCACTACACGCTCAAGTACCTTCACTGCGCCGCCGGCTCTATCCGCGTCTCCGAGGGGGAAGCCGTGCCCGCAGGCAAGGCCCTGTGCACCGAGGGCAACACCGGCCTGGACGGCATGAAGCCCCACCTGCACTTCCAGATCAACGCCCCCAACGGCGGCGCCCCGATTGACCCCCGCCCCATCCTCGAAGCCAACGGCGTGGCCGTCTGCCCACCCGGCCGTGACGTCACCGACGCCTGCGCGTCCTAA